The following coding sequences lie in one Spinacia oleracea cultivar Varoflay chromosome 1, BTI_SOV_V1, whole genome shotgun sequence genomic window:
- the LOC110782986 gene encoding uncharacterized protein, which translates to MGEHLVLYVDRLVNPTSAQEAEGAVAASSSSNSGLKEKLEDRVEGIEDEREGAGEDEPLIQLAECRICQEEDCVDSLEVPCRCCGSLKYAHRKCVQRWCNEKGDITCEICHQPYQPNYTAPPPPPHPEDAAIDIGGGWTISGTPLDLHDPRLLAIAEAERQFLEAEYDDYAATSASGAAFCRSAALILMALLLLRHAWSAPDADGEDDMSAFFSLFLLRAAGFLLPCYIMAWAISILQRRRQQQEAAALAATQVAFVLQSGQHRGLQFMIAPRSPSVVGQEAV; encoded by the exons atgggAGAGCATTTGGTGTTGTATGTGGACCGTTTGGTGAATCCTACGAGTGCGCAAGAGGCCGAGGGAGCGGTGGCAGCTTCGTCGTCGTCGAATTCGGGGTTGAAGGAGAAATTAGAGGATAGAGTAGAAGGAATTGAAGATGAAAGAGAAGGAGCAGGAGAAGATGAACCCCTTATTCAGCTCGCTGAATGTCGAATTTGCCAGGAAGAAGATTGTGTTGATAGTTTGGAAGTCCCCTGTCGTTGTTGTGGCAGCTTGAAG TATGCACATAGAAAATGTGTTCAGCGCTGGTGCAATGAGAAAGGAGACATAACGTGTGAGATCTGCCACCAG CCTTACCAACCTAATTACACTGCTCCTCCACCACCACCCCATCCTGAAGATGCTGCAATTGATATCGG TGGAGGCTGGACAATATCTGGTACTCCTTTGGACTTGCATGATCCTCGTCTTCTGGCAATTGCCGAGGCAGAACGACAGTTTTTGGAAGCTGAGTATGATGACTATGCTGCTACTAGTGCTAGTGGAGCTGCATTTTGCCGTTCAGCTGCTCTCATT CTGATGGCCCTTCTGCTGCTAAGGCATGCTTGGAGTGCACCAGATGCTGATGGTGAAGACGACATGTCGGCATTTTTCTCG CTTTTCTTGCTCAGGGCTGCTGGATTTCTGTTGCCTTGTTACATTATGGCATGGGCCATCAGTATCTTGCAACGCAGAAGACAACAACAG GAAGCTGCGGCGTTGGCGGCAACTCAGGTTGCCTTTGTGCTTCAATCGGGGCAACATAGGGGTTTGCAATTTATGATAGCTCCGCGTTCTCCCTCTGTTGTGGGCCAAGAAGCAGTTTAG
- the LOC110782987 gene encoding probable apyrase 6 → MRRPNAQSPKHNSELKSDPDPQMEPLSIKSFNFKQNPSSRSNSFSRTPKNQPKSIWLTVFLFFIAFLIVFYSLFVFFRHKTPVNGRKFGMIIDGGSTGSRVHVFEYNVEGGVPRFDFGPNGHSSMRVSPGLSSFKEVPDRAGESLVELVEFGKRIVPREFWGDTEVRLMATAGLRLLDLNVQDRILESCRRLMRSSGLKFRDDWASVITGSDEGLYAWVVANYALGTLGGDPHLTAGIIELGGASAQVTFVSRESVPPEFSRSLKYGNVTYHLYSNSLLHFGQNVAFDSLKVSLVSSDVTLATGSPDKEPTVDPCTPKGYAQSTNSPDPSVTHYLSNFRAAGNFSACRAAALKLLQRGKEGCAYHHCSLGATFIPKLQGRFLATENFFHTSQFFGLAPKAVLSDLMEAGQEFCKENWSSIRKKYSSLAEEDLAHYCFSSAYIVALLHDSLDIAFDDTSIGYTNQVENIPLDWALGAFILQTTGAINGANSGWIASLISDNFPNAFIIMGAALLLSIAGCYFSQWRKPYFKTIYDLEKGRYIITRINR, encoded by the exons ATGCGCCGACCTAATGCCCAATCTCCAAAGCACAATTCCGAGCTAAAATCCGACCCAGATCCTCAAATGGAGCCACTTTCCATCAAATCGTTCAATTTTAAGCAAAACCCTAGTTCTAGATCCAATTCCTTTTCTAGAACTCCCAAAAACCAACCCAAATCCATTTGGCTTACtgtttttctcttttttattgcgtttttaattgttttttacTCATTGTTTGTCTTTTTCCGACATAAAACCCCGGTTAATGGCCGGAAATTTGGGATGATTATTGATGGAGGGAGTACTGGCTCACGCGTTCATGTATTTGAGTATAATGTTGAAGGTGGGGTGCCCAGGTTTGATTTCGGGCCGAATGGGCATTCCTCGATGAGAGTTAGTCCTGGTTTATCGTCATTTAAGGAGGTTCCCGATCGAGCTGGTGAGTCATTGGTGGAGCTGGTGGAATTTGGGAAGAGGATTGTGCCCAGGGAGTTCTGGGGAGATACTGAGGTTAGGTTAATGGCCACTGCTGGGCTTCGGTTGCTTGATTTGAACGTTCAGGATCGCATTCTGGAGTCTTGCCGGAGACTTATGAGGTCGTCAGGTTTGAAGTTTCGTGATGATTGGGCTTCGGTGATTACAG GCTCAGATGAAGGTTTGTATGCTTGGGTTGTGGCTAATTATGCACTTGGTACTCTTGGAGGTGATCCTCACTTAACTGCTGGCATCATTGAGCTTGGTGGGGCTTCTGCTCAG GTCACTTTTGTCTCAAGAGAGTCGGTGCCTCCTGAGTTCTCCCGGTCACTTAAATATGGGAATGTTACTTACCATCTCTACAGCAACAGCTTGCTTCACTTTGGTCAG AATGTAGCCTTTGATTCACTGAAGGTTTCACTTGTTTCAAGCGATGTAACATTGG CTACTGGATCTCCTGACAAGGAACCAACCGTAGACCCTTGCACTCCCAAGGGATATGCTCAGAGCACCAATTCTCCGGATCCTTCGGTCACACATTACTTATCCAATTTCCGCGCTGCTGGAAACTTCTCAGCGTGCAGAGCTGCTGCCTTGAAGCTGTTACAAAGAGGCAAAG AGGGTTGTGCGTACCACCATTGCAGTTTGGGAGCCACATTCATTCCTAAGTTGCAGGGAAGATTCTTGGCTACCGAGAATTTCTTCCACACGTCACAG ttttttggCTTGGCTCCAAAGGCAGTTCTCTCTGATCTGATGGAGGCTGGTCAAGAATTTTGCAAGGAGAACTGGTCAAGTATTCGAAAGAAATACTCTTCACTTGCAGAGGAAGACCTCGCACATTATTGCTTTTCTTCTGCCTATATTGTGGCCCTTTTACATGATAGCCTTGATATTGCCTTTGATGACACCAG CATCGGATATACCAATCAGGTGGAGAATATTCCTCTGGATTGGGCATTAGGTGCTTTCATATTACAGACAACAGGTGCAATCAACGGAGCTAACAGTGGATGGATTGCTTCTCTAATTAGTGACAACTTCCCTAATGCTTTCATCATCATGGGTGCTGCACTCTTGTTAAGCATTGCAGGCTGTTATTTTTCGCAGTGGAGGAAACCATACTTTAAAACTATTTATGATTTGGAGAAAGGGCGATACATAATAACTCGAATCAATAGGTGA